CATTATTATGTACATGAAATATGATGAAGTTTACAAACTTCTTTTCATACTAATGTTTGGAAACCTACTTATTATAAAAAGTGGATGCACCTAATTATTTGTTGCATGCTACAATGTTCCCATCTCTGCCATGCACTGGAGCACAGAAAAGTGCattaataaaactgtatttaagaaaaagacacaaacatacatatgtttaatttctttctgatctttttaaACTGAGTTGATTGGAAGAGCTAATTAAAAGTGATTCTTATGTAAGCCGAAGTTTTCAAGAAGGGAACCATGACccattattataatttaaaaactatactATTATATAATTTgaattacttatttaaaaaaaaaaaaaaaccttccaatGGTAAAGATTATTGAATCAGTAAAAATACAGGTAAGAATTTAGGTGGTTTATCTCAAAGCAAAAACATCTAAACTTTCCACTTCTGTctgatgaataaaaaataaacagtctTTCACATGGACCTGAAAGCTAAGCATGATATTGATttcataattttgcattttactttCAAACATTTCATATGAAAGAGTGGCTATggctaaaataaatgaaaggaaaaacatgCATTTATCAGAGTTGAGGATTTAAATTCAAATACTGCTCTCCACTAAGGAAGTCAAATTCTCCTGTACTCTGCATTGTAGAGAAGGAAAGCATGGAAATTCAATGGACCTGCAAGATAAAACTTATAACACATAGTTAAACAGCCGTATGTTAAGTTGAACAAATCACTGTATTTTAATACAGCAAAAACACCTGTCATTATTTACACTtctttcatgaaaaagaaaaacagaacaaaaaaacacTTTATAACAATACACACCACAAATGGCCTCTACTCGGTCATGGGCAGAACTATAGAATTATTTCAAAACGATCAAAATAATTGAAGTCTAGAAGGGATAAAGTATAAAGTATAAAGTCATGGGAAATTTTAGTTTCCGTTTCAATACAATGTtgtataaattaaacaaaaatactaTTCCAGACATAAATGACATAGCATTACTTAGTCCTGGTAGGTGAACTCCAAATAATATATATTCCCTCTGGCTTTCATCCACTAAATGTATATTGGGATagtgttgatattttaaaatataaaccaaaGGATTCTCACCAAAGCTATGTAAAATTAATCTGTTCAAAAttaggataagatagttggatggcatcaccaactcaatggacatgagtttgaataaactccaagagttggtgatggacagggaaacctggcgtgctacggtccatgtggtcgcaaagactgagcgactgaactaagtgactgaactgagtgactgaactgaactggtagcaTAAATGCAGATTATCCAATTCAATTCCTTAACAAATAATAAACTGAGGATTCAGCCGCACCAATAATCAAAAGTTCAAGTGCTTATCAGGAATGTCTGcaagcttccctggaggctcagcagtaaaaatgaCAATGCAGAGAACAAAAGAATTTGAATTCCTTAATGGAGAGCAGTATTTGAGTTTAAATCCTCAATTCTGATAcaagagaagtgtgtgtgtggccATAGCTATGcatatttttccttcattcattttgcTGTGTAGGAGACCACCTGCCacgtaggagactcaggttcaatccctgagccaggaagatccactgaagaaggaaatggcaacccagttgagtatttgtgcctggaaaatttcatggggttgcaagagccgGACATaacctagtgactaaaccaccaccacgatACCACTTCAAAATCTCAGCAGCTGAGGAATGTCTGGGAGAACTGCAAAAATCCCAAAGTTTAGGTATAAGTGTGGAATTGgtaaaggcaaaataaaagttAACGACAGAATGGGACAATGTAGTCATGCTTGTGGGTGGCATTTCACAAGTCTGTGGCAGGCTCAACGGCATGGGGCAGCAAATTACTAGTTTACTTACAGGGGCAGAACTGACATGCCCAGTCCTCCAAGTACAGATGGGTCTGGAAAAGCAGGAAGCAAAACACCATATGAAAGCATGCTGAACAAACAGAGAAGTGTATGAAACCTTCTCTGACCAAAGTGTAATTCTTCCAGAACATCCCATTAATGCTTCAACCCATGTTACTTCCTCTTCAGCTCTGACATTTCTCAACCTGGCCCTTCTAAATAATGCAATGATAAACTATTAAATAACTGCACTTATTTGCTTACATGTGAGTAAGTGCACAACTGTGAAGTTTTGCAATTTAAAAACTGTATTGAAAATCTGAGTTCCTTATACACTCGTTCCAAGTCTTCCTTCCTGACATGCAGGGCACCTAAAAGCAACATCTGATTTTTATGTGACCTACAAAAAGGACCccaaaacatttttaagagaaaTCCTTCATGCTTTCTGatgttacaataaaaaaaaaaaaaaaaaaaaagtaaatccaaAGGGTGCTGAATCAAAAAGTCTGAAAATCAGGTTTCTGAGGCCTGATCTGACACTAGGGTGACTAACTGTACCAGATCACCTGAGACTAAGAGATTTCTCAGGATGGGAGTACAGTTAGTGCTAAAACCAAGGAAGTTCCAGCCAAACCAGGGCTAGCTGGGCTCCATATGGGGGATGATGGCTAAATCACAACCCACTGGGAGCAAAGTTGCAAACATTTGGATAGAATGAAGGATGTAGAAAGAGGCAAGGTAAGCCAGAAGGCCTCCAGGGCCCTTTAGTTGTCATTTATTACAACCCTATGAAATATTTATACCAGGTTTGATTGGAATGTATATTGCATACCGTAAGTGTACACTTATGTAGGGTCAGAGGGCACTGGGATTATTTTGTGAAGCTAtgcattaaatttattaaatttggaGCTATATAAGCTTTAATAGTAAAACAGAGCTAggagtttttagtttttttaattttcatttctatagcaaagaggaaaaataagCTGCTTCTAGAAAATACCAAGCCAACAGAGAAAATTCTTCCAATATCCACATCCAACTTAACcccatttctcctcctcccaAATCACTGGAGACCTAGGACATCTGGACGaaagtttaaaaacagaacatATTATTTTGACTTACTGATAGCCACTATGAAAGAATACATTTCCACATTTTTAAGAAAGTAAGAACTTAGAAACATGTTTTACAAGTAACTATAAAACCCTACAGAAAAGTAAAGGCAACTACAGCTACCGGCAAAAACAATAgagttgtaaaagaaaaaagataagatCTTGAATTGTTAGAGTATGTTCACTTTCAAATATGTTCCCTAACTTTGGAACTTTATCCTGAAGAATCCCACTTCAGAGAACAACAAAATAAGTTACATGTAAGATCAAGTCACAAAAGCTCAGGGGTGATAAAATGAGAACAAACATTTGgacttcctctttcctcctcGGGCGTTCTAATTTAAGATAATATCTGACCTACTGGGACTAATACAGGTCCTATCGAAAGCATTTCTGCCATGAAGATTGAGTGATGAGGAATCTCTGAAAGTACAACTATGAAAGAAGTGTTACTCAGTTACTATTTTTTAAGGCAATAACACCAGGGAAGCTTAGAAGAAAACTCCGTCAATCCGAAAAACCTACAATATCCATGATGTATACTTTTTTCAGTCATGAATGAGCCAGTCTACCAGGTCTCATCAGCATCTAAAGTACAGCGGGGGTTGGACCATCACTGGCATCTATCTAATATGCTCCTTTATGAGAACTGGGCCTGTGAAAAGTCTGACATCACCAAGAGATTTCTTACTAGTTACTTCAGGGCAGCCTCAAAGTCTGCTTGTGTATTCACACAGGTGGCTCCGCACACACACGTCCAGGCATAGGTTTCCCCCTGCCTCTTCCGAAAGTAGTTTCTCTTCCCAGATCAGTCAACAGTTTGTGCCCAAGTCTATCACAAATGCTGTGGGGACATGAAGGTGTGTGCGAGAGAGGGGATCCAGGCCTTCAGGATAGTTAAACCTGACTTGGGGAGATAAGACATATTCTCATGAGGAGTTCCCAGTGCCAGCAAAATGGATGGCTGTCTTATTAGGAATATGGGGATGCTATCACTTGGCTATTACTTGCATAAATGACAAAGCTTTCATCAAAATAGGTAAGAAATCCATGCtatctatttcaaatatattgGAGTACAATGAATAtacaataaacaaatacaataaaCAAACGAATTGGAGTATGTAATAAGTAACATACCAGTGTGCAATAGTAGGCAAGATGAGGCAAGAATCCTGTTTtcggggtttttgtttgtttgctttttggttaCACTgtggggcacgtgggatcttagttccctgaccagggattgaacccatgccccctaccgtggaagctcagagtcttaatcactagaccaccagggaagtcctgggatgaGAGTCTTAATGATCAAAACATTACCTAAACTCAGGAAAGGAAGTCAGGGAAGAGGAATGGTTTTGCTATTATTACCTCAACAGGGGCAACAGCAAAGGAGAGTGGCTTCTCAAGGCTTTTCTTGAAACCCAGGGGTGTGTTAAGAAATAAGCTGCTAGACTAGGTTCTCAGAGGTTCAGGTTTTAATCCTAACTCCTTCACAATCACATCCTCTCTTGCCCTGGTTTTCTACCTATACTTAAGGTTTGAACTAGATGATGGCTAATATTCCCTTAATGAACACTTCTGGTAACCCTTTCCTTGATAAATATATCCCCTTTCAATCTCCTCTGCTCCCTCTCCCATCCCCATTAAATTACAAtgtataatattaaattattcatGAATCAATGACTTTAGTTTTTTGTGTTTATATATTGCTGGCTTTACGGCAACTGGTTAACAAAGCAAAATTCTAGTTCAGATTGTTAACATCATCAGTTTACATTAACCAGTCCTAATAACCTAGCCAGATTAGTGTGGCATATTACTCAATGTTGTTACAAGAAGTTTTGGCATAGCTATAATTGCCAATGGTGAAGATCTACTCAAATACTGATGTATTCATCGCTTTTAGCTGGTTTAAAATTGGCTTAGCTACACAGCAACCAAGAGTaagaaaatgtttcatttcttttttaagacaATCCAGTGACAACATCTAAGTATGACTTTGGTATAAAATGGTTACATAAATATCCTTTCATCTTAAGTCTTATTAAACACATGgtgtttagtaaaaaaaaaaataaaaaccaataagAGCAGAAGAAGATAAATATGGGTTGCAATATCAAACTAtttctattatcattttaatgttgGAAATCTTATTTGGACATCTGAATGTTAGGACAATTAACATCTAGTAGCAGCAATGAATTCAAATAAAACGAAGTCcaataaaatgcaaaacaataCAACATTCTTTTTAAGTCATTTcaagacagagaaaaaagaaatccaaaaaggaaaagaaagaacataCTCAAGCTTCCATATCATATTATGGTATGATAAGGTATGATATCATACCATATTATACTATGGTATGATAAGgagaataagaacaaaaataaatcagataatTGAGAAATATGCCGGAGAAGTTTTTCAAATACTATTCTTGCTTGTATCTACTAGCTCCactctacattttaaaatttggccaaattttcaaagtatttgtTAAACAGTTCCTGCATCTGACATATGTTTCCAGGATACTTCTGACATTGATATAAGAgattataaaacatttagaaatgaaaatgttactCTCCAACAAAAAACACTGTAACTTCCAAGCTTCTTCTGTATTCACAAGATGGAAGAACATTTGGAAAATAGtagctttcagttttaaaatgttcaaataatatactttaaaacaaacacaaaaagtgTAATTGTTCAAGGCAGGGAAGAGACAAGTCTAAATAAGATCTCAAAATTTATTCTAGGAGACATTCCCTTTCCTTTGCAGTCTCAATCTTCTATACTCCGTAATAAGTAAATTCTTTTATCCCTTCAGCTGGGAAGGACAACCTTTACTCTACCAAGGTGATGACGGGACCACTGCAGTGCTCACCCAGCAAGAAACACATAAATATGAAGTAGCGTCAACTAGATCAAATGAAGAGTATGCAAGCATTGCTTTGCAACGCATTAATTTAGGAACTCAGCGGAGAGGCTCCTACTATATCTAGCTGATCTAAACTTGAGCTCATGATAACACTGCACGAAGCTATGGTAGATAAAAGTGATAGGTAGCGCCAAAAGAACAATTCCACTGACAACACAAACTCCTCCAAGAATTCTTCCAGGCACTGTGATAGGATACATATCTCCATAGCCAACTGTAGTCATAGAGATAATCACCCACCAGCAGGCAGCGGGGATGCTGGCGAAGTCCTTGTTGGATGTTTCCAGGTCCAACCCATGTTCAAGAAGCTGAGAAAGTGCACTAAAGATTGCCATGGCAACACAAATGAAGACAAGTAACATAACCATCTCTCGGTAGCATCGTTTGAGAGTCAAACCAAGTGTCTGAAGACCAATGAAGTGACGGGCCAGCTTAATCACCCAAAAAATCCTCATCATTCTAAGCACCCGCAAGGTGACGCCAGCCCTCTGGAGTTGAGAGTTCTCGCCTGTAAATACGGTCATTAACACGGAGATGTAATACGGTGTGATTGCCAGTAAATCAATGATGTTCAGAGGTCTCTTGACAAACTCACACTTGTTTTTGGAGACGATGAACCTCACGATGCACTCCGCAGTGAACCAACCTATGCAGATAGCTTCAATTATCCTgtcaagagaacaaaagaagaattgatcattttaattttaagcattttaataGCTCTTAGATTTCTTCAGATAGTACTACACTAACATACTAATTTAGTTACTTTTccagaaaacataaaagaacaGACAGTATCACCAACATCATCAGACCCACCAGGATGCAACAGAACAACAAATACTTCaacaaatgaaaactgaacttgatGAAGTTCTTATTAATATACAGCATGTAACACCATTAAAAAATTTGTTTGCTTATTACTAATACTGTAGAAAAATCTATCTCTTACATGGTGGCCTGAATTAACTTATACTCAGCTTGCCACAATATGAAATGTTATTCCATGAGGATAGTGGTTCTCTACTGCGATGTAAGTTATTAGGTGAATCAGAAGGACATGGTTCCTACAGACAGAGGACATACCCAagtttttgattatttatttcttGGTAAATAAGAGTGAACTCAAGATCATTTCCTAAAATGttactgttatttctttttctctacagGCTTGTGTGGGAGACACTGAATCTGAGCCTGCTTCTAAAAGCTTTGCAGGaatgccagtgccttctccaggacagCACCAGATCATGACCATCCTTATCATGAGTGTCACAGTGGAAAAAAGGCTGAAGATTCCTACAATGGAGCAAAATAATCACTAGAATTTTCCCAACGACCCAAcaagtttgcttgtttgttttccataGCTGTTTTCATGcatcatgtatttttttaagtataaggtCACattttacctgctgctgctgctgctaagtcgcttcagtcgtgtccaactctgtgcaaccccatagacggcagctcaccaggctcccccgtccctgggattctccaggcaagaacactggagtgggttgccatttccttctccaatgcatgaaagtgaaaagtggaagtgaagttgcacagtcatgtacgactcttcacgaccccatggactgcagcttaccaggctcctccttccatgggattttccaagcaagagtactggagtggggtgccattgccttctccgcacataTTACCTAGATCAGTATTTACCAACCTTTTCACATTACTGCACACACAGAAAAGCATGTAATTAATAGAGCATACTGGCATCAGGGGTAGCATTTCTGAAATGGAAGCCACCAGCCTTACCTCAGAATACTGGTTAGGAAGCCCTGATAAAGAGTGAGAGGTAAGGCTAAAgtgatttttaattaaattacattttaaaattcaaagttataatagagacttccctggtggtccagttggttaagaatctgtcttccaatgcagtggacgcaggtttgattcctgcttggggaactaagatctcacatgcctcagagcaactgagcccgcatcacaactagagagtccgcaCACCATGacgaaagatcctgtgtgctgtaaCTAAGATTCAACGCAgcttaataagtaaataaatctgtattttaagaCATAGTAATCATTATACCATCAttcattttttcccacttaaTTCAGTCTTGCTACTGACCTAGACCCAAACCTGAGAGGTACAacggagagagaagaaaataaagcaggtgGGATGGTAAGGTTTGTGGGGTGACAATTTGAAAAGAATTACCCACGGTGCATTGCACAGAACACAAACTGCACTGGGTGTTACTCATGaagattaataaataaaatgaatcatgTTCCCCTActacagatgctgggaaagactgagggcaggaggagaagggggcgatagaggatgagatggttggatggcatcactgactcaatggatgtgagtttgagcaaactccgggagatggtgaaggacaaggaagcccggcacgctgtaatccatggggtcacaaacagtcagatacaacttagccactgaacaacaacaatctccttACAGGGGTTCCCAGAGCCACagagattaattttatttatttcttgaataGGTGATACATTCACATGGTTTAAAtttcaaaggttaaaaaaagtATAGAGTACCCTATTCCCCCAGCACTCAGTTCCCCAGTGTTCATCTCAGTCCCGATTCCTCAGGGCCCTGGTTAGAAGGGCAAGAGCCACTGACCACCAAGAAAGCAGAAACCTAAGTGTATTAAtttcttgaggctactgtaaaaacttggtggcttaagaCTAGAGAAATCTACTTTTTCACAAATCCAGAGGTTGGAAGTGCCAAATCATTATCATCAAGCCAAAATCAAGGGTGAGGAGGACCCACTCCCTCCGGAGGCTCCAGGGTAGAATCCATTCCTcacctcctccagctcctggttGGCATCCCTTGGCTTGGAGCCACATCACTCCTATCTCTGCCTCTGTGGCCACTGTGTTAAGTCTCCCTCTGCTTCCACCGTGTAAAGGATACATGTGTAAGGATACACCATGTAAAGATACACTTGATAGCATTTAGAGCCTCTGGGACAACCCAAGACACACTCCCATCTCAAAATTCTTAACGTAATCATATCTGCACGATTCCTTTTGCTATATAAGGCAATATCCACcaggggctacccaggtggcgctagtggtaaagaacctgcctgctaatgcaggtagacataacagacacaggttcaattcctgggttgggaagatcccctggaggagggcacggcaacccactccactattcttgcctggagaatcacatggacagaggagcctctcgggctatagtccatagggtcgcaaagagtcagacacgactgaagtgacttagcatgcacagtgtAAACTGGCTACCAGCAATTAGGACCTGCCTTTTTTTGTGGAGAGGAAGGGATTATTTTTCAGCTTACACATAAACCAACCAGGAAGATGAAGTCCACAGTGAAAGTAATCCAACCTACTGCCTGGTGAGGGAGGTCAGCCGATGAAATCACAGCTGTCCCTGTTTCTCTATTACCTGCAACTCGGCACATAGACCCCATTAATTGGTGGCTGGCAGCAGCTTCTCTGTCCCCATTAGACTATCAATAAAAGCTACTGCCATAATGGCTTCTATGAGCCCCAAGGCTTAGAAAACTGGGATGGTAATGAAACTCGGTAGATCTAGAAAACAAGAGGCTGAGTTTTTTCAATATGCAGTTTTTATAAACATAATAGCATGCATCCCTTCTCCCTGACAATGCTCATCAAATACGCCATGCACCCCCCATACCTCTGGCCCTTTGCAGCTAGGCAGGGTCATGTGACCAGTTCTGATCAATGAGCTGTGAGCAAAATGACTACAGTTCAGGGCAGCGGCAATGAAGAGTAGGTGGGAATTCTCTTCCCTGCCATGGCAACCTGAAAACCATGTGTCCTAAAAGGCTCCAAGATGGTATGGTCTCTATCAGCCCAAGTCCCTGCGTATATgtgcagagaaagacagacattcCCCATCCTGACTCTGATTGGATATGGTAATGTGAGCAACCAATAAATCTTTGTTGTGTTAAGCCACCAAGATTTCTAAGTTGGCTGTTTGTggttgatgttgtttagttgctaagtcatgtttgactcttttgcaactccaagga
This DNA window, taken from Bubalus kerabau isolate K-KA32 ecotype Philippines breed swamp buffalo chromosome 11, PCC_UOA_SB_1v2, whole genome shotgun sequence, encodes the following:
- the KCNG3 gene encoding potassium voltage-gated channel subfamily G member 3 isoform X2; protein product: MTFGRSGAASVVLNVGGARYSLSRELLKDFPLRRVSRLHGCRSERDVLEVCDDYDHERNEYFFDRHSEAFGFILLYVRGHGKLRFAPRMCELSFYNEMIYWGLEGAHLEYCCQRRLDDRMSDTYTFYTAEEPGALGRDEARPGGAEAAPSRRWLERMRRTFEEPTSSLAAQILASVSVVFVIVSMVVLCASTLPDWRAAAADNRSLDDRSRIIEAICIGWFTAECIVRFIVSKNKCEFVKRPLNIIDLLAITPYYISVLMTVFTGENSQLQRAGVTLRVLRMMRIFWVIKLARHFIGLQTLGLTLKRCYREMVMLLVFICVAMAIFSALSQLLEHGLDLETSNKDFASIPAACWWVIISMTTVGYGDMYPITVPGRILGGVCVVSGIVLLALPITFIYHSFVQCYHELKFRSARYSRSLSAEFLN